In one window of Pieris brassicae chromosome 10, ilPieBrab1.1, whole genome shotgun sequence DNA:
- the LOC123715555 gene encoding uncharacterized protein LOC123715555 isoform X2, translated as MHTSMMMTVNSPPHRDISGVAATSYRPYNEDYASVQRNAIDRPTPDLDIERNKKEKKWSIGKLFRRKKKEEESGTSSQSDEGVSERSPSKKKSKKKKRVPVVNNFDHIVIRDTRRAQSLANHSVRDITDDGILSDPSAGFLNYQPRSRDVPDYHDYLAVKDDNTIRLEKMNLDNPPKRSRKSRLKARVEALRNSLKGESSSDEESLKSSNSSSMIRFRSDDSLMRSRDSSAKSRSARNERYIKRLSRDEENQLNKEAELLHQGYSKAEVEMLTRTPTSQSSGYGTCKREPAHNLQTDHNIISTDLKRRSLKTESVSSFPSNQSYPSSINFNAKVNNERINYSIKCPNNNVHHRDALLNNRERTPSSQYENPDSIMCVKFPLGNVNNIKSEEKAPPVPPPRDMQRKVVTPISMYYENNSRGANRINSNQSLLHGVPNNDFERIMRRSQERSVVPGLNGLRRPLSNSEDHIAMQSNDHLQNYNYRNEQPRRPASVSAEPNHYGMYINSPTWKKRLEPSVTKTPERTLKQDYLYYADQSPRSRRPINIQNGIEHQYLSDSQTTSNMTDQVLYRRPRNASDFWKKIDDAEKQRKQQMYSNLRAKSEYSSSANINKALLDQNKTKENVSSKNDRKAVISNVNTASDSKVWQATTEYKRSVTVEPPKSSTSLKTHTRHKSDTFLQNSYQVPSDEDGSERRKSTNLDDALNELEAIYNSLGLGDEDLLDRAERRELMTPKTNDCCNDWNGNDDDVQLRSQPSTPLRRISRRSTLPDKLQDDMAFRRLNSLTNKEKSNYRDSQAQISYMLASPVYVPYASDDDRQSERNEPDIIYDDVVYRNIKQTNSRLKTIEPQPPFGIPVGPVSPAPQSDYLHVTPENRGRSRFIPKKSPDIVADDLAYRSLRKDNRQSTLFNGDDYNGVVNNNYTEFPFNKESGSNVRKKRAVRSLSANIFTVMQKEIDDAINMSKTSKLQKTYSNSDVIRRLRETFENNDKQRDCYPRNKVKQRHNTVNILPNNTHTPIHHFAKDDSFVHSENKYLARSSSCDKSTTSSPSKKSPQTSKRSSKDEFQQVLSMLAQEAMDTSNKLGVALAELDKNRNKNDLSITQNKISHSRADFLNAITSCTTEETSLESGRREIKLKDVGISNALTTSEDTDSKAKKTEDSLIEISNQLHKVENQLKHSNEKERNFDESIGYSKSVKDAEKALGTESTHLEDAKSIPVVVCNSLQNDAGFVDGINDSKPKPELTSIKFHPSNPFLCSDVKVNEITEINAFKELKDGISDLIAGISEVNEKIFLPKSTQKSFDSKNEIIVDITQTIQHKEMDKEVEKSQRDSINESIYENDTLEDKRDGADSTEYNSSEELATIFKLDNKKEPKTTTENTTNCNKDNRTDLNSPKLVRTMNQHLRKLSVDDNIASQSNPLPKNVVPWRAKRQNSQSDDKGGNTKSKHDWHNSGTLMLACSYTLMLSQQLADFDWLTLLGLLLAIVTIIAMLLI; from the exons ACTGTTAATTCTCCGCCACATCGTGACATCAGCGGTGTAGCAGCAACGTCATATCGCCCATACAACGAAGACTATGCCTCCGTCCAACGCAACGCCATCGACAGACCGACACCGGACCTCGACATCGAAcggaacaaaaaagaaaagaagtgGTCAATTGGCAAACTGTTCAGGCGAAAgaagaaagaagaagaaagtGGCACGTCATCACAAAGTGATGAAGGTGTTAGCGAACGATCTCCATCGAAAAAGAAAagcaaaaagaaaaagagAGTTCCCGTGGTTAATAACTTTGATCACATAGTCATACGAGACACACGAAGAGCTCAAAGCTTAGCCAATCATAGTGTTCGTGATATAACCGATGATGGCATATTATCTGATCCCTCAGCGGGCTTCTTGAACTATCAACCCAGAAGTCGAGATGTACCCGATTATCATGACTACCTTGCAGTGAAAGATGATAATACAATCAGACTGGAAAAAATGAATTTAGATAACCCTCCCAAAAGAAGTAGAAAAAGTAGACTTAAAGCCCGTGTTGAGGCACTGCGAAATAGTTTGAAAGGTGAATCCAGTAGTGACGAAGAATCGCTAAAGTCTTCAAATTCGTCTTCGATGATTCGGTTTAGAAGTGACGATTCTTTAATGCGATCAAGAGATAGCTCAGCAAAATCTAGGAGTGCAAGAAACGAAcgttatattaaaagattatCAAGAGATGAAGAAAATCAACTTAATAAGGAAGCTGAACTACTTCATCAGGGTTATTCAAAAGCTGAAGTTGAAATGTTAACTCGTACGCCGACAAGTCAGAGCAGTGGCTACGGAACATGCAAACGTGAACCTGCACACAACTTACAAACTGATCACAACATTATCTCGACTGACTTAAAACGAAGATCATTGAAAACGGAATCAGTTTCATCATTCCCGTCTAATCAAAGCTATCCCTCATCCATCAATTTTAATGCAAAAGTTAACAACGAACGTATCAACTACTCTATCAAGTGTCCTAATAATAATGTTCACCATAGGGATGCACTTCTTAATAACAGAGAGAGAACCCCTTCCAGTCAATATGAGAATCCCGATAGTATTATGTGTGTTAAATTTCCTCTAGgaaacgtaaataatattaaatcagaAGAAAAAGCTCCACCTGTTCCACCACCTCGTGATATGCAAAGAAAAGTGGTTACCCCTATATCTATGTATTACGAAAATAATTCGCGCGGTGCCAACAGAATTAACTCTAATCAAAGTCTTTTACATGGAGTACCCAATAACGATTTTGAAAGAATAATGCGTCGGAGCCAAGAACGTTCTGTTGTTCCAGGGTTAAATGGACTCAGACGACCTTTATCTAACTCAGAAGATCATATAGCAATGCAAAGCAACGATcacttacaaaattataattatagaaatgaACAACCACGAAGGCCTGCTTCGGTATCAGCAGAACCTAATCATTATGGTATGTATATTAACAGCCCTACGTGGAAAAAGAGATTAGAGCCAAGTGTGACAAAGACGCCTGAACGAACTCTAAAACAAGACTATTTATATTACGCAGATCAAAGTCCCAGATCTAGACGACccattaatattcaaaatggTATTgaacatcaatatttaagtgATTCTCAAACAACATCTAATATGACGGATCAAGTATTATATAGAAGGCCTAGAAATGCATCagatttttggaaaaaaatcgatGACGCAGAAAAACAACGAAAACAACAAATGTACTCCAATTTAAGAGCTAAGAGCGAATATTCAAGTTCGGcgaatattaataaagctttattagatcaaaacaagacaaaagaaaatgtaagTAGTAAAAATGATAGAAAAGCAgtaatttcaaatgttaataCAGCATCAGACTCTAAGGTATGGCAAGCAACTACAGAGTATAAACGCTCTGTAACGGTAGAACCTCCAAAATCTTCCACTTCGCTAAAAACACACACACGACACAAATCCGATACATTTCTACAAAATAGTTATCAAGTTCCGTCAGACGAAGACGGATCAGAACGAAGGAAATCTACAAACCTTGATGATGCTCTTAATGAATTGGAAGCAATTTATAATAGTCTTGGATTAGGAGATGAAGATTTATTAGACAGAGCTGAGAGAAGAGAATTAATGACTCCTAAAACTAATGATTGTTGTAACGATTGGAACGGAAATGATGACGATGTTCAACTTCGCAGTCAACCTTCCACTCCTTTGAGACGAATAAGTCGAAGGTCTACATTACCCGATAAACTTCAAGATGATATGGCTTTCCGACGCTTGAATTctttaacaaacaaagaaaaatcaaattatagaGATTCTCAAGCGCAAATTAGCTACATGTTGGCATCACCTGTGTATGTGCCATATGCATCAGACGATGACAGGCAATCGGAACGAAACGAACCGGACATTATCTATGATGACGTTGTTTACAGGAATATTAAGCAGACCAATAGTAGACTTAAGACCATAGAGCCTCAACCACCATTCGGTATTCCAGTTGGCCCCGTATCCCCAGCTCCACAAAGCGACTATTTACATGTAACACCAGAAAATAGAGGAAGATCTCGTTTCATACCGAAAAAGTCACCAGATATTGTGGCTGATGATTTGGCTTATCGTAGCTTACGCAAAGATAACAGACAATCTACTTTGTTTAACGGGGATGATTATAATGGCGTTGTGAATAATAACTATACAGAGTTTCCGTTTAATAAGGAATCGGGGAGCAACGTAAGGAAAAAACGTGCTGTTAGATCTTTATctgcaaatatatttacagtgATGCAAAAGGAAATTGATGATGCAATTAACATGTCCAAGACCTCTAAATTACAGAAAACATACAGTAATAGCGACGTGATAAGGCGTCTCCGGGAAACCTTTGAAAACAACGACAAGCAGCGTGATTGTTATCCACGTAATAAGGTAAAACAAAGACATAATACTGTTAATATATTACCTAATAATACGCACACACCCATTCACCACTTTGCAAAAGATGATTCATTCGTTCACagtgaaaataaataccttGCTAGATCATCATCTTGTGATAAGTCCACAACATCCTCACCATCAAAAAAATCACCACAAACATCAAAACGATCATCTAAAGATGAATTTCAACAAGTCCTTAGCATGCTAGCACAAGAAGCAATGGATACAAGCAACAAACTTGGAGTGGCATTAGCAGAATTAgacaaaaatagaaataaaaatgatttatctaTTACACAAAATAAGATTTCTCATAGTAGAGCCGATTTCTTGAATGCTATAACAAGTTGTACCACAGAAGAAACCAGTCTAGAATCTGGTAGAAGAGAAATAAAGCTCAAAGATGTAGGCATCTCAAACGCTCTTACTACGAGTGAAGACACTGATTCTAAAGCAAAGAAGACGGAAGATAGTTTAATAGAAATATCTAATCAGTTACATAAAGTTGAAAATCAACTTAAACATAGTAATGAAAAAGAGCGAAACTTTGACGAAAGTATAGGATACTCTAAGTCTGTTAAAGATGCTGAAAAAGCATTGGGTACAGAAAGTACGCATTTAGAAGATGCTAAATCTATACCAGTAGTTGTATGTAATTCTTTACAAAATGACGCGGGTTTTGTCGACGGTATAAATGATTCTAAACCGAAACCTGAATTAACTTCTATAAAATTTCATCCATCAAATCCTTTTTTGTGTTCCGATGTTAAAGTGAATGAAATTACCGAAATTAACgcgtttaaggaattaaaagATGGTATATCGGATTTAATTGCCGGAATATCAGAAGTCAATGAAAAAATTTTTCTTCCAAAAAGTACTCAAAAGTCATTTGACTCCAAAAACGAAATAATTGTTGATATCACACAGACAATACAACACAAAGAAATGGATAAAGAAGTCGAAAAATCCCAACGAGACAGTATTAACGAGTCAATATATGAAAATGATACATTGGAAGATAAAAGAGATGGAGCGGATTCAACTGAGTACAATTCATCAGAGGAACTAGCAACTATTTTCaaattagataataaaaaggaACCTAAAACTACGACTGAAAATACTACTAATTGTAACAAAGATAATCGTACCGACCTTAATTCCCCAAAGCTTGTTCGCACAATGAATCAACATCTACGAAAATTGTCGGTAGATGACAATATTGCTAGTCAAAGTAATCCACTGCCAAAAAACGTTGTACCATGGAGAGCTAAAAGGCAAAATTCGCAAAGCGATGACAAAG GCGGTAACACGAAGTCAAAGCACGATTGGCACAACTCTGGCACGTTGATGTTAGCTTGTTCCTACACCTTGATGCTCTCCCAACAACTGGCAGACTTCGATTGGCTGACGCTGCTCGGCTTGCTGTTGGCAATTGTTACAATTATAGCTAtgctattaatttaa
- the LOC123715555 gene encoding uncharacterized protein LOC123715555 isoform X1, protein MMLVAERTNNDYFLSFLPTVNSPPHRDISGVAATSYRPYNEDYASVQRNAIDRPTPDLDIERNKKEKKWSIGKLFRRKKKEEESGTSSQSDEGVSERSPSKKKSKKKKRVPVVNNFDHIVIRDTRRAQSLANHSVRDITDDGILSDPSAGFLNYQPRSRDVPDYHDYLAVKDDNTIRLEKMNLDNPPKRSRKSRLKARVEALRNSLKGESSSDEESLKSSNSSSMIRFRSDDSLMRSRDSSAKSRSARNERYIKRLSRDEENQLNKEAELLHQGYSKAEVEMLTRTPTSQSSGYGTCKREPAHNLQTDHNIISTDLKRRSLKTESVSSFPSNQSYPSSINFNAKVNNERINYSIKCPNNNVHHRDALLNNRERTPSSQYENPDSIMCVKFPLGNVNNIKSEEKAPPVPPPRDMQRKVVTPISMYYENNSRGANRINSNQSLLHGVPNNDFERIMRRSQERSVVPGLNGLRRPLSNSEDHIAMQSNDHLQNYNYRNEQPRRPASVSAEPNHYGMYINSPTWKKRLEPSVTKTPERTLKQDYLYYADQSPRSRRPINIQNGIEHQYLSDSQTTSNMTDQVLYRRPRNASDFWKKIDDAEKQRKQQMYSNLRAKSEYSSSANINKALLDQNKTKENVSSKNDRKAVISNVNTASDSKVWQATTEYKRSVTVEPPKSSTSLKTHTRHKSDTFLQNSYQVPSDEDGSERRKSTNLDDALNELEAIYNSLGLGDEDLLDRAERRELMTPKTNDCCNDWNGNDDDVQLRSQPSTPLRRISRRSTLPDKLQDDMAFRRLNSLTNKEKSNYRDSQAQISYMLASPVYVPYASDDDRQSERNEPDIIYDDVVYRNIKQTNSRLKTIEPQPPFGIPVGPVSPAPQSDYLHVTPENRGRSRFIPKKSPDIVADDLAYRSLRKDNRQSTLFNGDDYNGVVNNNYTEFPFNKESGSNVRKKRAVRSLSANIFTVMQKEIDDAINMSKTSKLQKTYSNSDVIRRLRETFENNDKQRDCYPRNKVKQRHNTVNILPNNTHTPIHHFAKDDSFVHSENKYLARSSSCDKSTTSSPSKKSPQTSKRSSKDEFQQVLSMLAQEAMDTSNKLGVALAELDKNRNKNDLSITQNKISHSRADFLNAITSCTTEETSLESGRREIKLKDVGISNALTTSEDTDSKAKKTEDSLIEISNQLHKVENQLKHSNEKERNFDESIGYSKSVKDAEKALGTESTHLEDAKSIPVVVCNSLQNDAGFVDGINDSKPKPELTSIKFHPSNPFLCSDVKVNEITEINAFKELKDGISDLIAGISEVNEKIFLPKSTQKSFDSKNEIIVDITQTIQHKEMDKEVEKSQRDSINESIYENDTLEDKRDGADSTEYNSSEELATIFKLDNKKEPKTTTENTTNCNKDNRTDLNSPKLVRTMNQHLRKLSVDDNIASQSNPLPKNVVPWRAKRQNSQSDDKGGNTKSKHDWHNSGTLMLACSYTLMLSQQLADFDWLTLLGLLLAIVTIIAMLLI, encoded by the exons ACTGTTAATTCTCCGCCACATCGTGACATCAGCGGTGTAGCAGCAACGTCATATCGCCCATACAACGAAGACTATGCCTCCGTCCAACGCAACGCCATCGACAGACCGACACCGGACCTCGACATCGAAcggaacaaaaaagaaaagaagtgGTCAATTGGCAAACTGTTCAGGCGAAAgaagaaagaagaagaaagtGGCACGTCATCACAAAGTGATGAAGGTGTTAGCGAACGATCTCCATCGAAAAAGAAAagcaaaaagaaaaagagAGTTCCCGTGGTTAATAACTTTGATCACATAGTCATACGAGACACACGAAGAGCTCAAAGCTTAGCCAATCATAGTGTTCGTGATATAACCGATGATGGCATATTATCTGATCCCTCAGCGGGCTTCTTGAACTATCAACCCAGAAGTCGAGATGTACCCGATTATCATGACTACCTTGCAGTGAAAGATGATAATACAATCAGACTGGAAAAAATGAATTTAGATAACCCTCCCAAAAGAAGTAGAAAAAGTAGACTTAAAGCCCGTGTTGAGGCACTGCGAAATAGTTTGAAAGGTGAATCCAGTAGTGACGAAGAATCGCTAAAGTCTTCAAATTCGTCTTCGATGATTCGGTTTAGAAGTGACGATTCTTTAATGCGATCAAGAGATAGCTCAGCAAAATCTAGGAGTGCAAGAAACGAAcgttatattaaaagattatCAAGAGATGAAGAAAATCAACTTAATAAGGAAGCTGAACTACTTCATCAGGGTTATTCAAAAGCTGAAGTTGAAATGTTAACTCGTACGCCGACAAGTCAGAGCAGTGGCTACGGAACATGCAAACGTGAACCTGCACACAACTTACAAACTGATCACAACATTATCTCGACTGACTTAAAACGAAGATCATTGAAAACGGAATCAGTTTCATCATTCCCGTCTAATCAAAGCTATCCCTCATCCATCAATTTTAATGCAAAAGTTAACAACGAACGTATCAACTACTCTATCAAGTGTCCTAATAATAATGTTCACCATAGGGATGCACTTCTTAATAACAGAGAGAGAACCCCTTCCAGTCAATATGAGAATCCCGATAGTATTATGTGTGTTAAATTTCCTCTAGgaaacgtaaataatattaaatcagaAGAAAAAGCTCCACCTGTTCCACCACCTCGTGATATGCAAAGAAAAGTGGTTACCCCTATATCTATGTATTACGAAAATAATTCGCGCGGTGCCAACAGAATTAACTCTAATCAAAGTCTTTTACATGGAGTACCCAATAACGATTTTGAAAGAATAATGCGTCGGAGCCAAGAACGTTCTGTTGTTCCAGGGTTAAATGGACTCAGACGACCTTTATCTAACTCAGAAGATCATATAGCAATGCAAAGCAACGATcacttacaaaattataattatagaaatgaACAACCACGAAGGCCTGCTTCGGTATCAGCAGAACCTAATCATTATGGTATGTATATTAACAGCCCTACGTGGAAAAAGAGATTAGAGCCAAGTGTGACAAAGACGCCTGAACGAACTCTAAAACAAGACTATTTATATTACGCAGATCAAAGTCCCAGATCTAGACGACccattaatattcaaaatggTATTgaacatcaatatttaagtgATTCTCAAACAACATCTAATATGACGGATCAAGTATTATATAGAAGGCCTAGAAATGCATCagatttttggaaaaaaatcgatGACGCAGAAAAACAACGAAAACAACAAATGTACTCCAATTTAAGAGCTAAGAGCGAATATTCAAGTTCGGcgaatattaataaagctttattagatcaaaacaagacaaaagaaaatgtaagTAGTAAAAATGATAGAAAAGCAgtaatttcaaatgttaataCAGCATCAGACTCTAAGGTATGGCAAGCAACTACAGAGTATAAACGCTCTGTAACGGTAGAACCTCCAAAATCTTCCACTTCGCTAAAAACACACACACGACACAAATCCGATACATTTCTACAAAATAGTTATCAAGTTCCGTCAGACGAAGACGGATCAGAACGAAGGAAATCTACAAACCTTGATGATGCTCTTAATGAATTGGAAGCAATTTATAATAGTCTTGGATTAGGAGATGAAGATTTATTAGACAGAGCTGAGAGAAGAGAATTAATGACTCCTAAAACTAATGATTGTTGTAACGATTGGAACGGAAATGATGACGATGTTCAACTTCGCAGTCAACCTTCCACTCCTTTGAGACGAATAAGTCGAAGGTCTACATTACCCGATAAACTTCAAGATGATATGGCTTTCCGACGCTTGAATTctttaacaaacaaagaaaaatcaaattatagaGATTCTCAAGCGCAAATTAGCTACATGTTGGCATCACCTGTGTATGTGCCATATGCATCAGACGATGACAGGCAATCGGAACGAAACGAACCGGACATTATCTATGATGACGTTGTTTACAGGAATATTAAGCAGACCAATAGTAGACTTAAGACCATAGAGCCTCAACCACCATTCGGTATTCCAGTTGGCCCCGTATCCCCAGCTCCACAAAGCGACTATTTACATGTAACACCAGAAAATAGAGGAAGATCTCGTTTCATACCGAAAAAGTCACCAGATATTGTGGCTGATGATTTGGCTTATCGTAGCTTACGCAAAGATAACAGACAATCTACTTTGTTTAACGGGGATGATTATAATGGCGTTGTGAATAATAACTATACAGAGTTTCCGTTTAATAAGGAATCGGGGAGCAACGTAAGGAAAAAACGTGCTGTTAGATCTTTATctgcaaatatatttacagtgATGCAAAAGGAAATTGATGATGCAATTAACATGTCCAAGACCTCTAAATTACAGAAAACATACAGTAATAGCGACGTGATAAGGCGTCTCCGGGAAACCTTTGAAAACAACGACAAGCAGCGTGATTGTTATCCACGTAATAAGGTAAAACAAAGACATAATACTGTTAATATATTACCTAATAATACGCACACACCCATTCACCACTTTGCAAAAGATGATTCATTCGTTCACagtgaaaataaataccttGCTAGATCATCATCTTGTGATAAGTCCACAACATCCTCACCATCAAAAAAATCACCACAAACATCAAAACGATCATCTAAAGATGAATTTCAACAAGTCCTTAGCATGCTAGCACAAGAAGCAATGGATACAAGCAACAAACTTGGAGTGGCATTAGCAGAATTAgacaaaaatagaaataaaaatgatttatctaTTACACAAAATAAGATTTCTCATAGTAGAGCCGATTTCTTGAATGCTATAACAAGTTGTACCACAGAAGAAACCAGTCTAGAATCTGGTAGAAGAGAAATAAAGCTCAAAGATGTAGGCATCTCAAACGCTCTTACTACGAGTGAAGACACTGATTCTAAAGCAAAGAAGACGGAAGATAGTTTAATAGAAATATCTAATCAGTTACATAAAGTTGAAAATCAACTTAAACATAGTAATGAAAAAGAGCGAAACTTTGACGAAAGTATAGGATACTCTAAGTCTGTTAAAGATGCTGAAAAAGCATTGGGTACAGAAAGTACGCATTTAGAAGATGCTAAATCTATACCAGTAGTTGTATGTAATTCTTTACAAAATGACGCGGGTTTTGTCGACGGTATAAATGATTCTAAACCGAAACCTGAATTAACTTCTATAAAATTTCATCCATCAAATCCTTTTTTGTGTTCCGATGTTAAAGTGAATGAAATTACCGAAATTAACgcgtttaaggaattaaaagATGGTATATCGGATTTAATTGCCGGAATATCAGAAGTCAATGAAAAAATTTTTCTTCCAAAAAGTACTCAAAAGTCATTTGACTCCAAAAACGAAATAATTGTTGATATCACACAGACAATACAACACAAAGAAATGGATAAAGAAGTCGAAAAATCCCAACGAGACAGTATTAACGAGTCAATATATGAAAATGATACATTGGAAGATAAAAGAGATGGAGCGGATTCAACTGAGTACAATTCATCAGAGGAACTAGCAACTATTTTCaaattagataataaaaaggaACCTAAAACTACGACTGAAAATACTACTAATTGTAACAAAGATAATCGTACCGACCTTAATTCCCCAAAGCTTGTTCGCACAATGAATCAACATCTACGAAAATTGTCGGTAGATGACAATATTGCTAGTCAAAGTAATCCACTGCCAAAAAACGTTGTACCATGGAGAGCTAAAAGGCAAAATTCGCAAAGCGATGACAAAG GCGGTAACACGAAGTCAAAGCACGATTGGCACAACTCTGGCACGTTGATGTTAGCTTGTTCCTACACCTTGATGCTCTCCCAACAACTGGCAGACTTCGATTGGCTGACGCTGCTCGGCTTGCTGTTGGCAATTGTTACAATTATAGCTAtgctattaatttaa